In a single window of the Halomicroarcula saliterrae genome:
- a CDS encoding PQQ-binding-like beta-propeller repeat protein gives MTSFVAHPVSAGGFGEQTPVRSPSLEADSLTDTETDALNAAITQRLPGQTKQTPVDPANDSTLDWRFDESRGPIESSPTVIDGTAYVGTNSGTVYAVDADTGEREWAFDASAGAVTGSPAVDNGVVYAGSHDGTLYAIDADTGEEKWRFEQPSSWIYGSPTVKGGSVYVAGLDATVYSVDTGSGALEWRFDGVDDSVGQPLGDSVSGPSVASDGSFGPVASSVTVVDNTVYVGTTEGTLHALDAWTGRQRWQFDDPEGPLFSSPTVHEDTVYVGSDDETLYAVDATTGERDWSFNEPDGPVASSPTVHDDTVYVGSEDETLYAVGAANGTFEWAFSELPSEGPEDVFSSPTVAGGTVYVGSEDSAVYGIDAETGRETATFDTPTGSVRSSPVVVDGTLYVGANDGALYAFDTAGSATSEGSRVQQGTLGHTHPCPELRLEDSDDDCIPDAVAEADLQMPDDGSDAAGDPINLDPTERDTSGNGIHDHRLIDVEWEVVDGGADPVVEAEVTDAIANPSRVDSTGDGLTDREQLRGWEIAYTESEEASRRLFKAIGKADDGEDSALGAIVRARETYMTTEWVTTDPLRNDTDGDLADIEERKLGTHPRKVDTTGDEAKDVDAGLAGYDPTIFEKSPPKIDIYGTDFNKPSGSWDGNYTVTLDVQDPRGLREVRLVKDGNVEKRVDVSGEHFSGEMYIDTGEVETILDLFTGATLLVEAENENGANSTKFARQQKDIFGILTERLSEKNLTTAEVEFRLAVMSGMTTGAGESLEAIRYMITDPEAYIEDTLAVVNQIENLPELIAAYPGTIQTKQKQNNIHDPGDEGYENYRDGWYAGYTFWFVVEMIQPGGQISRAIKSTDKFQDLASSLSKTRIGQAARFAQRAADKGKAPVRISRYHLSRGIKAGLGFSGDGGRRIVGGVDSVGQQIRVAKRLHRSDVDRDAIEGLSDGEKRELGESLARHRDGNSNFVIKGNDGTSRVVVPEEIGTTQWRFQRAYEEGDIDSSELETVQHRYDELDADGKHEFDDLLERNGDDTVEFAARSDSDTFDAVVSPCGTRGAPSLNGAVALGTDRYYSVEAQPSSLAQSGGSCPDLPDDLEDDLRESLIDLDWSKLDDGDLETADVRRMRELLESGEMDQADVRRLTEIIESRDRSELFDDNIVAADLTGIGDRGDLSSTQLVAKDGNGNTRWLEQGRYDPDGAQKDTGWSYLEGRHIEGRQLNDKEATDFWPVGQSVGDETLPNTMSRRDIRESVYQAVKDTKTTEQDAFNYDGFSSEFVEQTGVESIRVVIRNGRVRTAYPKRGPSVWKYVSENDVGWIK, from the coding sequence GTGACATCGTTCGTCGCCCACCCTGTGTCCGCAGGCGGCTTCGGCGAACAGACGCCGGTCCGGAGTCCGTCGCTGGAGGCTGACAGCCTGACAGACACGGAAACGGACGCACTGAACGCCGCCATAACCCAGCGGCTGCCGGGACAGACCAAGCAGACGCCCGTCGACCCGGCCAACGATTCGACGCTCGATTGGCGCTTCGACGAGTCGCGCGGTCCGATCGAATCCTCTCCCACCGTCATCGACGGCACCGCATACGTGGGCACGAACAGCGGCACGGTCTATGCCGTCGACGCCGACACCGGTGAGCGGGAGTGGGCCTTCGACGCATCCGCTGGCGCTGTCACCGGGTCGCCCGCCGTCGACAACGGCGTCGTCTACGCCGGGTCCCACGATGGGACGCTCTACGCAATCGACGCCGACACCGGCGAGGAGAAGTGGCGGTTCGAGCAGCCGTCGAGCTGGATATACGGCTCGCCGACGGTCAAGGGCGGGAGCGTCTACGTCGCCGGACTTGACGCGACCGTCTACTCGGTCGACACCGGGAGCGGGGCGCTCGAATGGCGCTTCGACGGCGTCGACGACTCCGTCGGACAGCCACTGGGTGACTCTGTGAGCGGCCCCTCTGTCGCTTCAGATGGGTCGTTTGGGCCTGTCGCCTCGTCGGTCACTGTCGTCGACAACACGGTGTACGTCGGAACGACCGAGGGCACGCTCCACGCCCTCGACGCTTGGACCGGCCGACAGCGCTGGCAGTTCGACGACCCCGAGGGCCCGCTGTTTTCCTCGCCGACGGTGCACGAAGACACGGTCTACGTGGGAAGCGACGACGAGACGCTCTACGCCGTCGACGCGACCACGGGCGAGCGCGACTGGTCGTTCAACGAGCCCGACGGTCCCGTCGCTTCCTCGCCGACGGTCCACGACGACACCGTCTACGTCGGTAGCGAGGACGAGACGCTCTACGCCGTCGGGGCAGCCAACGGAACGTTCGAGTGGGCCTTCAGCGAGCTCCCGTCCGAAGGGCCGGAGGACGTCTTCTCCTCGCCCACAGTCGCTGGCGGGACTGTCTACGTAGGCAGCGAGGACTCCGCCGTCTACGGAATCGATGCGGAGACTGGCAGAGAGACAGCGACGTTCGACACGCCGACCGGTTCGGTTCGGTCCTCCCCTGTCGTTGTCGACGGGACGCTGTACGTCGGTGCGAACGACGGCGCGCTGTACGCGTTCGACACGGCGGGGTCGGCGACCAGCGAGGGCTCGCGCGTCCAGCAGGGGACACTCGGCCACACCCACCCGTGTCCGGAGCTCCGACTCGAGGACAGCGACGACGACTGCATCCCTGACGCCGTGGCCGAAGCCGACCTCCAGATGCCCGATGACGGCTCGGACGCGGCGGGGGACCCGATAAACCTCGACCCCACCGAGCGTGACACGAGCGGGAACGGCATCCACGACCACCGGCTCATCGACGTGGAGTGGGAGGTAGTCGACGGCGGTGCGGACCCGGTCGTCGAGGCCGAGGTGACCGATGCAATCGCGAACCCGAGCCGCGTCGACTCCACCGGTGACGGGCTGACCGACCGCGAACAGCTCCGCGGCTGGGAGATTGCCTATACGGAGTCTGAAGAGGCATCCAGACGGTTGTTCAAAGCCATCGGGAAGGCTGACGACGGCGAGGACTCCGCCCTCGGAGCGATCGTCAGGGCACGGGAGACCTACATGACCACCGAGTGGGTCACGACGGACCCGCTCCGCAACGACACCGACGGCGACCTCGCTGACATCGAAGAACGAAAACTCGGCACCCACCCGCGAAAGGTGGATACGACCGGTGATGAGGCGAAAGATGTCGACGCCGGTCTGGCCGGGTACGACCCGACGATATTCGAGAAAAGCCCGCCCAAAATCGACATTTACGGTACGGATTTCAACAAGCCGTCCGGTAGCTGGGACGGCAACTACACGGTAACCCTCGACGTCCAGGATCCGCGGGGACTCCGCGAAGTGCGATTGGTGAAAGACGGGAACGTCGAAAAACGGGTCGACGTCTCGGGGGAACACTTCTCCGGCGAGATGTACATCGATACCGGGGAGGTCGAAACGATACTCGACCTGTTCACCGGGGCGACGCTACTCGTCGAAGCCGAGAACGAGAACGGCGCCAATTCGACGAAGTTCGCCCGACAGCAGAAAGACATCTTCGGTATTCTCACGGAGCGCCTCAGCGAGAAGAATCTGACCACCGCGGAAGTCGAGTTCCGCCTCGCGGTCATGTCGGGGATGACGACGGGCGCCGGCGAGTCGCTCGAAGCGATTCGGTACATGATAACTGACCCCGAGGCGTATATCGAGGATACGCTCGCGGTCGTCAACCAGATCGAGAACCTCCCGGAGCTTATCGCGGCGTATCCCGGAACGATTCAGACGAAACAGAAGCAGAACAACATACACGACCCCGGAGACGAAGGCTACGAGAACTATCGAGACGGCTGGTACGCCGGCTACACGTTCTGGTTCGTCGTCGAGATGATACAGCCGGGCGGCCAGATCAGCCGCGCTATCAAGAGCACGGACAAGTTCCAGGACCTGGCCAGCAGTCTCAGCAAGACCCGTATCGGCCAAGCGGCTCGGTTCGCCCAGCGAGCGGCGGACAAAGGGAAAGCCCCCGTCCGAATCTCGCGGTATCACCTCTCACGCGGAATCAAAGCCGGGCTGGGGTTCAGCGGCGACGGGGGCCGGCGCATCGTCGGAGGTGTCGACTCCGTCGGCCAGCAGATTCGCGTCGCCAAGCGCCTCCACCGCAGCGACGTCGACCGTGACGCCATCGAAGGGCTCTCAGATGGCGAAAAGCGCGAACTGGGCGAATCGCTGGCCCGTCACCGGGACGGCAACTCAAACTTCGTCATCAAGGGCAACGACGGCACGAGCCGGGTAGTCGTCCCCGAGGAAATCGGCACGACCCAGTGGCGCTTCCAGAGAGCGTACGAGGAGGGCGATATCGACAGTAGCGAACTCGAGACGGTTCAGCACCGGTACGACGAGCTGGATGCAGACGGCAAGCATGAGTTCGACGACCTGCTGGAACGCAACGGTGACGACACGGTCGAATTCGCCGCTCGGTCGGACTCGGACACGTTCGATGCCGTTGTCTCGCCCTGTGGGACTCGTGGTGCGCCATCGCTCAACGGTGCAGTTGCGCTCGGGACCGACCGGTACTACTCGGTTGAAGCGCAGCCGTCAAGTCTTGCCCAGAGCGGTGGGAGCTGTCCCGACCTTCCTGACGATCTCGAAGATGATCTAAGAGAATCCTTGATCGATCTCGACTGGAGCAAACTTGACGACGGTGATCTTGAAACAGCTGATGTCCGGCGGATGCGCGAACTCCTCGAGAGTGGTGAGATGGACCAAGCCGACGTCAGGCGTCTCACGGAGATTATCGAATCCAGAGACAGGAGTGAACTCTTCGATGACAATATCGTTGCAGCAGATCTCACCGGGATTGGTGACCGAGGCGACCTGAGCTCGACCCAGTTAGTCGCTAAAGATGGTAATGGTAATACTCGATGGCTCGAACAGGGGAGATACGACCCCGACGGGGCCCAGAAAGATACTGGTTGGTCCTATCTCGAGGGGCGGCATATCGAGGGACGGCAGCTAAACGATAAAGAGGCGACTGATTTTTGGCCAGTCGGCCAATCAGTCGGAGATGAAACTCTGCCAAACACAATGTCACGCCGTGATATCCGAGAGAGTGTTTATCAAGCTGTTAAGGATACAAAGACTACTGAGCAAGACGCGTTCAATTACGATGGGTTTAGTTCTGAGTTTGTCGAACAGACTGGTGTGGAATCAATCCGAGTCGTTATTCGTAACGGGCGAGTTCGAACAGCGTACCCGAA